Below is a window of Arabidopsis thaliana chromosome 2, partial sequence DNA.
TGCAAGTTACTCCGAATTGGAATGGGTTCAACCatattaaaccaaatcaaaatatggTATGATTTATTCTAGTTCaattatactatattattaaattctGAATGTTGATATGTATAGCGACATATATGTAAGTATCCTATTAAAGATAAGCGATTAATTCTGATGGAACATGATAAAAGAAACCATATGTAACATAGGTAGAATATATAGTGGTTAGTGAGTCATAACCTATTACCTAGTTTTCATGAACCAATCAGGGACATAGATGCTCACTCTACTTTGCATCTCgctcaattattattttcattataatattattatattgcatttcattgaaaaaaggaaaaaaagaaaggactAAATCTATCGTTAAATTAGGctttaattagattttataaaaacatcatGTGCAATGTATTtcggagaaaaaaacaagatccCTAATTAGAATTTGTTGAAGCatttaatgaaaaattgaCAATGATTTTGACTGGTACTTAACGCCTTCCTTTTTAGTGTCGCTGAACTCCTTCCATTTGATAAAATGAAATGTTTCGTAAGAAATTTCACTCGTACAAGTAGTAATAAACTATTTGaattaccaaatatatatttggagatttttttatcttaacTTGCAATTCATTTAttgtttcaaataaataaattttatcattagTCAATTATAACGGATGGAAACATGTAATATACTGGTTTGCATTGTATCATAATTGATATGAATTTCGAAAATGTATGCGTATATAAATTATAGATGACACAAAACAACCAACAAAATCTATAATGTATTTGAAGTTATCAAGTACATGAAAAATGCAAAGCATCCATATTtacgaaacaaaaatctagagttaaaaaacaattgaaatcTGATGGGGACAAGAAGTGAACCCTACAACGAATTTTAGATAAACAGCATCACTctatatcaacaaaaattgattgaaaTTAAAGTTGCAAATCTgtttatagaaagaaaaaaacaaattgatatATCAATGATATGAACAACTCATCTATACTGAAAAGAACTatcatttttccttttcgttGATATCGTAAAATACGAGAAATGAAAACGATCATATATCAAACTGTTATAATTGGTACGCCGAATATATTCCGCCTGTCCGGAAAATTGGATGGACTATAAGTAGCTAGGCGTGTCAACATAGAAATTGGTATCAACGATTCTAGTATTATTTGTAtatcattaatatttattaaaatatagtcTAAAAGTGATCCACTCTAATCTGATTCGCTGACAAACCAATCTGTATTTTCAACCTGGCCGTTTTTCATCCTACGGCGTGTTAAACCCTCGTAGACAAATCCACAACGTTTTTTCACAtccttatatatatgtgtgtgtgtaaatATTGCTTCGTCCAACAAGAAGAGTAttgtttgtagttttttaATCAATAGAAAATGTTATCATACAACCCACAATGAGCTAACTAACACATTTCCCAAGTATAAAATCCCTttagaaaactatatatgatCTTGAGCTGAAGTCCAAATAGTCTCTGACTCTCTGAAATCGATGTAAGCATTGAATCTTCTAACCATTATAAAGACATATACAGTATCCAATTTTGAAATCGTGGTGGAGAACTCAAACTTGGTGATCTTTCAACAAAAACtatgtaaatctttttagccaatgaatttgattaataaatacTGATACGTAATTagttaagagagagagaggaagaaagaaaacaaaattttgaaaggGCCCATAACATGTCCTCTCTAACGTCAACATCATCTGCTACTATTACTTTCACCCTCTCATCAAACTCACTCAacctttcatctttctttcttattacATAATTCTTCAGATCCATAAAACAAATTGATCCCTTAACCTTCTTCACCAACATCTCTCTTACACTCAACAAGAGATCATATCATGTCCTCTccaagagaaagaggaaagagTTTGATGGAATCATCAGGATCAGAGCCACCGGTGACACCAAGCCGTTACGAGTCGCAGAAGAGACGTGACTGGAACACTTTCGGACAGTACTTGAAGAATCAGAGACCGCCTGTGCCGATGTCTCACTGCAGCTGTAACCACGTGCTTGATTTCCTCAGGTACTTAGACCAGTTCGGTAAGACAAAGGTGCACGTGCCTGGCTGTATGTTCTACGGCCAGCCTGAGCCACCAGCTCCTTGCACGTGCCCTCTCAGACAAGCTTGGGGAAGTCTTGACGCTTTGATCGGACGGCTGAGAGCGGCTTACGAGGAGAACGGTGGACCTCCGGAGACTAACCCTTTCGCTAGCGGAGCGATAAGGGTTTATCTGAGGGAGGTTAGGGAGTGTCAGGCTAAGGCTAGAGGGATTCcttacaagaagaagaagaagaagaagccaacGCCGGAGATGGGAGGTGGGAGAGAGgactcttcttcctcctcctcttccttcaGCTTCTCTTAAGAGATTCTCCATCGTCGTGAAAGACTTTGTGGTAATATATGTTTCCAATATGTGACTTTGcataatttacatataaaGCAAGCATATCTgcatcatttatatataacatatagattttgattgatataatatatattatactatgtatcaaaaaccctaattggaGATACAATTAGGCTTTTGATTTCTGTGAATGATCagctaaatttttttcttgatattgGGTTCGGAATTAAGGGACCGGTTTGTGATTAGATCTTAGGTTTCAGTGGAAGTAGATGTGTTTTGGAATGATttcttttaaatcattttagCTCTTCGAATGCAagttgattttagttttgaaataatataaagGAAGATGtgttttctagtttctagCATGTAAAATCAATTCTTGAATAGATGATTCATTAAATCTCTAACATTaaagtaaactaaaaacaGATTTATTCAAAACCTTAATTTGAAAATGCATCAGACTTTCTAAGCTATGTATATGTGAAATTATAGACTATTCAAGTTTATCCTAGTGAACAACTCATTCAAGATTTGGAAAACGTACATTTGATTCTCAAAAGTTGAATCCTTTCTTTATCAACCATGTATGTATAGTTGAATATTGGTATATATGGGCCGTGTGTACACATTGTACCActgttatttatataaatagtacGTAGTTCAATGAAGTAATGATTGGCTCTTGGAAGGCTTCTCTTTAAagatttttgtagattttgttcCCCATTGGTGATCAAGGGAGGAGTTGATTGAACCTTTTACCCCCATTTTTATAACCTAAAGAAATATTGAGATTCCATGATTGTTATCAAAGGCTAAGAAGGTTATCTCAGAATAGAAATTACCTCACACATAATACTTTAACGTTTTTAATTCATACTTTTTAAACTATTGCAATGTGGGTCTTAGTAGAATGATCTCAATATGAACAATTCAACCAAATCTTTATCATATACAATCATATTAATTAGGATCTCAGATTTTAGAGCTTGGATTGTGACATGTAATTTTAGCTTTTATAAAGGCTGTTTACTGCATGATCATTGGGAATAGTTATGCATTGGCATTTTCTGAGATTATACAATTAGATTTTGTGGAAATTAAGTTTGTCTCTTTGAATTCAactaattaaatcatttttattttctttgatctCAATTATAATTTCAGTcttaagtttatatataatttgctCAAATCATCTTTATGCGTCTCCTTTAGGATCTTTGTCACCACTAACTTTGGAAAAGCTTGAAAGTTGGTTTTGTCCCCCGCATAGCTTTGTAGATTTTGTTCGATTATACAAATGTGACATATGCCACAAGAAACAtaatttaagaatatatttttgatgaaTTCCATAGAAGTATGGGTTAAAATTAAGTCTCTCGGACATGCATGCATGCATCTCGCATAGTTATGGCTTAAACTTGAATTTATATACGTTATCCTATTTGCATCTGTGAATCTAGGTAAGCGCATATTACATGTATTTCTGGCAATGAATTAGTGAACTAATCTTGATACAATAGAACTTGGCAGGATCAGTAAGTCTCAAAGAGGGATCAAATGTAAAAGAGACCTCAAATCTATCTACTGGTATCTTCAACATATCTTTCGGGACCATTTTTGCAGCTCTTCGTCCCCTCCTCTTCATTTCCGCAGATCTCCGTCGTCATAAATATCTTCATCTATTCTCTTATTAAGCTCTATTCATATTTATTCTCTTATTAAGcacttttcttttgaataaagTAAGTGTAAAGAGTTTATATATTGAATTCAGGTGTGTTTTGTACTTCTTATGTGGATCAGCGTACTTCTATGTCTTATATAAGTCCAACATATTggatttaaatgaaaattacaATGGACTATATATGGTGGAATAGCAGAGTCCGATGaccaattataatttttgtttttggagtaTTCTAAAATTGATGGATCGACGTAATTATAACttagagaagaaagtgatCAATGGATTAGCTTCAAAACAATCTGTTTGAAAATAGTATAAAAAGTTGTTTCCTGACTGATGTTCCCAACAAATAAGAGAAAACCTTGAAATTTAAACTTGTAAAAAACAATGTTTGTAAATGTTAAGTCTAgatgaaaaagacaaaaacaagttGGAGGAAAATAAATCTAGTTAAACAGAAATACCAttacattttattaattttcccCCAAAACGACGAGTACATGGTGTTATAATATGATAGGAAAAGTCGTTTACAAAACAATCTTGGTAGGGCAAGTTCATATTTGTCTTCATCGGAATTGGctttattgttttctaattatcaagCATATTGTGTAAATCCAGCGATGATATACCTATAGCTCAGCTGGtgtattaatttatgtttttctaataGATCAAAGTTATGAGTCTGAGTCTCAACAATAGTGAAGAGATTATTTTGTAAGAGTAAcagttttcatcttctctctaAGGAAAGTATGGTCTTCATGAATTTTGAATAACACTTTGAGAATCTTGTAAGTTGAATAACAAGAGCAATGATACTCcacaaaaataatgatttgtATGTTCCCGTATAGAAATGATAATTGAGCATATTTTTCAATTCTTCATGCCtaattaactagattttaacatGGCTTTGGCCTTTTGTGTGTCGCCCGTTAACTaacctcatttttttttacatttacaatttcatgtaaaatattgattatagttttatgttacatttttgttttaaactcctcttctctaaaaataatgtatgtcTTCATCTCCGCTATCATCAACAAGCTTCGTCGGATTCCTTCAATAGCTTCGGTCTCCTTCATCTTAAAGCAACACAACTCTCATCGTGAGACTAGTATAAG
It encodes the following:
- the LSH10 gene encoding LIGHT-DEPENDENT SHORT HYPOCOTYLS-like protein (DUF640) (LIGHT SENSITIVE HYPOCOTYLS 10 (LSH10); CONTAINS InterPro DOMAIN/s: Protein of unknown function DUF640 (InterPro:IPR006936); BEST Arabidopsis thaliana protein match is: Protein of unknown function (DUF640) (TAIR:AT1G07090.1); Has 309 Blast hits to 309 proteins in 18 species: Archae - 0; Bacteria - 0; Metazoa - 12; Fungi - 0; Plants - 297; Viruses - 0; Other Eukaryotes - 0 (source: NCBI BLink).), whose protein sequence is MSSPRERGKSLMESSGSEPPVTPSRYESQKRRDWNTFGQYLKNQRPPVPMSHCSCNHVLDFLRYLDQFGKTKVHVPGCMFYGQPEPPAPCTCPLRQAWGSLDALIGRLRAAYEENGGPPETNPFASGAIRVYLREVRECQAKARGIPYKKKKKKKPTPEMGGGREDSSSSSSSFSFS